In a single window of the Nicotiana tomentosiformis chromosome 8, ASM39032v3, whole genome shotgun sequence genome:
- the LOC104103079 gene encoding probable (S)-N-methylcoclaurine 3'-hydroxylase isozyme 2 — protein MGKMPHITLTNFAKTYGPLMSLKLGTQCLVVGSSPSVAIEILKTHDRILSGRHVPNAFPFKKSELEKSSIGWTSECNNGWRYLRTLCRTELFSGKVLESQACLREKKVKELIEFLRSKEGQVVNLGELIFATVLNMLSNVMISQDIVKLEKETEDGGMKSLIREAMEVGSTPNISDFYPILCKLDLQGLRRKSMVLMSKIRSKTWERIVEERRKSKESGSSSQHDFLETLLNNGFTNDAIHQLFMELFTAGTDTTTSTIEWAIAELIKNEESMEKVRAELERELRESYFPKESKLLQMSYIQACVKETLRLHPPGPFLLPHRAIETCQVMSYTIPKDAQVLVNVWAIGRDSLIWKEPEMFRPQRFLSSNMDFKGNDFEFLPFGSGRRICPGLPMAAKSVPLVLASLVHFFDWELPNGKCSIELDMNEKFGVTLQKREPLLLIPKATK, from the exons ATGGGGAAAATGCCTCACATAACTCTTACAAATTTTGCAAAAACTTATGGTCCCCTTATGTCTCTCAAGCTTGGAACTCAATGTCTAGTTGTTGGATCATCACCTTCTGTTGCTATTGAAATCCTTAAAACACATGATAGAATCCTATCTGGTAGACATGTTCCAAATGCTTTTCCATTCAAAAAATCAGAACTTGAAAAGTCATCAATAGGCTGGACTTCTGAATGTAACAATGGTTGGAGATACTTAAGAACTTTATGTAGAACTGAGCTTTTCTCTGGCAAAGTATTGGAGTCTCAAGCTTGTTTGAGGGAGAAAAAAGTGAAGGAATTGATAGAATTCTTGAGATCAAAAGAAGGTCAAGTGGTCAATCTTGGAGAGTTAATTTTTGCAACTGTGTTGAACATGTTGAGTAATGTAATGATATCTCAAGATATTGTTAAGTTGGAGAAAGAAACAGAAGATGGTGGGATGAAAAGTCTAATAAGGGAAGCAATGGAAGTAGGATCTACTCCAAACATATCTGATTTTTATCCAATTTTGTGTAAACTTGATCTTCAAGGTTTGCGCAGAAAATCTATGGTTTTAATGTCAAAGATTCGTTCTAAGACGTGGGAACGGATTGttgaagaaagaaggaaaagtaAAGAGAGTGGTTCTTCTAGCCAACATGATTTCTTAGAAACTCTCCTTAACAATGGTTTTACCAACGATGCTATTCACCAGCTGTTCATG GAGTTGTTCACTGCTGGTACAGACACCACTACCTCAACGATTGAGTGGGCGATAGCAGAACTGATTAAAAATGAAGAGTCAATGGAGAAAGTTCGAGCTGAGCTCGAGAGAGAACTCAGGGAAAGTTATTTCCCAAAAGAATCTAAACTGCTGCAGATGTCCTATATTCAAGCTTGTGTGAAGGAAACACTTAGGTTGCATCCTCCGGGTCCATTTCTACTTCCACATCGTGCTATCGAAACATGCCAAGTGATGAGTTACACAATTCCAAAAGATGCTCAAGTCTTGGTTAACGTCTGGGCTATCGGGAGAGATTCTTTGATATGGAAAGAGCCAGAGATGTTTAGACCACAGAGGTTTCTGAGTTCCAATATGGACTTCAAAGGGAATGACTTTGAATTCTTACCATTTGGTTCAGGAAGGAGAATATGCCCAGGCCTACCTATGGCTGCAAAAAGCGTTCCTTTAGTCCTTGCTTCACTTGTTCATTTCTTTGATTGGGAGCTTCCGAATGGAAAATGTTCCATCGAGCTAGACATGAACGAAAAGTTTGGAGTAACACTGCAAAAGAGAGAACCACTGCTTCTGATTCCCAAAGCTACAAAATGA
- the LOC104103078 gene encoding scarecrow-like protein 28, whose translation MLAGCSSTLLSPRHRLRSEASAQFQACNFPSMSTQRLDLPCSFARKDNQRSQSIRPVGSLSVDKPIETKNSSCSLKQNIRLPPSPTTAQTSSYVEGESKDEYWEKGRSLKRYADQGCFDDENCISRGAKRKKGNRKSVDCSEEVEGYGLSLGQLGNGNFWLQSGYNVSRSVQAAAPFSFSCSGEEESVCFVPSEVISPPPPLSNNPWIDSVVTEITNFGDKNVSTSQDPAKEASVSSASLDSHGLVLRLNENPGEHEIGNGSRPPNPNDRSEVVAAHNEHNNHREDDAAELISLLVSCAEAIGSRNVTGVNQLIARLGDLASPRGGSPIIRLTAYFTEALALRVARLWPHIFHIIPPRNLDRLDDDSSTALRLLNQVSPIPKFIHFTSNEILLRAFEGKERVHIIDFDIKQGLQWPSLFQSLASRPNPPTHVRITGIGESKQDLVETGDRLAEFAEALNLAFEFHPVVDRLEDVRLWMLHVKEGESVAVNCALQMHRLLYDSSGGILRDFLGLIRSTNPTIILMAEQEAEHNEPSLEARLVNSLRYYAAVFDSIGFSLPLDSPSRIKIEELFARDIRNIIACEGRDRTERHECFGKWRKLMEQGGFRCTGITERELLQSQMLLKMYSCEDYRVIKQGNDDAALTLSWLDQPLCTVSAWSPLDAAGSSSSYYQPS comes from the coding sequence ATGTTGGCTGGTTGTTCTTCTACATTGTTGTCACCTAGGCATAGATTGAGGAGTGAAGCATCTGCACAATTTCAAGCTTGTAATTTCCCTTCAATGAGCACACAAAGATTGGATTTGCCATGTAGTTTTGCTAGAAAAGACAACCAAAGGTCCCAGTCTATTAGGCCAGTAGGCAGCCTTTCTGTTGATAAGCCTATTGAAACCAAGAACAGTAGTTGCTCTCTTAAGCAGAACATTCGTCTACCGCCATCCCCGACGACTGCTCAGACATCATCATATGTAGAAGGAGAAAGCAAAGATGAATATTGGGAAAAGGGTAGGAGTTTGAAGAGGTATGCTGATCAGGGATGTTTTGATGATGAGAACTGCATAAGTAGAGGAGCTAAGAGGAAAAAGGGTAATAGGAAATCAGTTGATTGCTCAGAAGAAGTAGAAGGCTATGGTCTGAGTCTGGGACAATTGGGTAATGGCAATTTCTGGTTACAATCAGGTTACAACGTGTCGCGATCAGTTCAAGCAGCAGCACCATTCTCATTTTCTTGTTCAGGTGAGGAAGAGAGTGTATGTTTTGTGCCTAGTGAAGTGATATCACCGCCTCCACCTTTGTCAAACAATCCTTGGATTGATTCTGTAGTGACTGAGATTACTAATTTTGGTGATAAGAATGTTTCAACAAGTCAAGATCCGGCCAAGGAGGCCTCAGTATCAAGTGCTTCTTTGGACAGTCATGGTTTGGTTCTTAGGCTTAATGAGAATCCCGGGGAGCATGAAATAGGCAATGGTTCGAGGCCACCTAATCCAAATGACAGGAGTGAAGTTGTAGCAGCACATAATGAGCATAACAACCATCGCGAGGATGATGCAGCTGAGCTGATCAGCTTGCTTGTGAGTTGTGCTGAAGCAATTGGCTCGAGGAATGTCACTGGTGTTAATCAACTGATAGCTAGGCTAGGGGATCTTGCCTCTCCAAGAGGAGGGTCTCCAATAATCCGGCTAACTGCTTACTTCACCGAGGCTTTAGCTTTGCGTGTTGCAAGGCTTTGGCCTCACATCTTTCACATTATACCCCCTCGGAACCTTGATCGTTTAGATGATGATAGCAGTACAGCATTGAGGCTGTTGAATCAGGTTAGTCCAATTCCAAAGTTCATCCATTTCACGTCAAATGAGATTCTGCTTAGAGCTTTTGAAGGCAAAGAGCGGGTTCACATTATTGATTTTGACATTAAGCAAGGGCTGCAGTGGCCTAGTCTGTTTCAGAGTTTGGCTTCTAGGCCAAACCCTCCCACTCATGTTAGAATTACTGGTATAGGAGAATCAAAGCAGGATCTTGTTGAAACAGGAGATAGACTTGCCGAGTTTGCTGAGGCGTTGAATCTAGCTTTCGAGTTCCATCCAGTTGTTGACAGGCTAGAAGATGTGAGGCTATGGATGCTACATGTGAAAGAAGGAGAAAGTGTTGCAGTGAATTGTGCGTTACAGATGCATAGGCTTCTATATGATAGTTCTGGTGGGATCCTGAGGGATTTTCTCGGGTTGATTAGAAGCACAAATCCCACCATTATTCTGATGGCAGAGCAAGAAGCTGAGCACAATGAGCCTAGCTTGGAAGCAAGACTTGTCAACTCACTCAGATACTATGCTGCTGTTTTTGATTCTATTGGTTTCAGCCTTCCATTAGACAGCCCTTCCAGGATTAAGATAGAGGAGTTGTTTGCTCGCGATATTAGAAATATCATTGCTTGTGAAGGACGAGATAGGACTGAAAGGCATGAATGTTTTGGGAAATGGCGGAAGCTGATGGAACAAGGGGGTTTCAGATGCACAGGGATTACAGAAAGGGAACTGCTTCAGAGTCAAATGCTGTTGAAGATGTACTCGTGTGAGGACTACAGGGTCATAAAGCAGGGGAACGACGACGCTGCACTAACTCTGAGTTGGTTAGACCAGCCTCTATGCACAGTCTCCGCGTGGTCACCCCTTGATGCTGCTGGAAGTTCATCCTCTTATTATCAGCCAAGTTGA